In one window of Acipenser ruthenus chromosome 34, fAciRut3.2 maternal haplotype, whole genome shotgun sequence DNA:
- the LOC117965608 gene encoding ubiquitin-like protein 5, with amino-acid sequence MIEVVCNDRLGKKVRVKCNSEDTIGDLKKLISAQTGTRWDKIVLKKWYTIFKDHVSLGDYEIHDGMNLELYYQ; translated from the exons ATGATTGAGGTTGTGTGCAATGATCGCCTGGGAAAGAAAGTCCGGGTCAAGTGCAA TTCGGAGGACACCATCGGTGACCTGAAGAAGCTCATATCTGCACAGACTGGAACCAGATGGGACAAGATTGTCCTGAAGAAATG GTATACGATATTTAAGGACCACGTGTCATTAGGGGACT ATGAAATCCACGATGGGATGAACTTGGAGTTATATTACCAGTAG